In Pseudomonas deceptionensis, a single window of DNA contains:
- a CDS encoding isoaspartyl peptidase/L-asparaginase family protein, whose amino-acid sequence MTQSIAMALHGGAGVLMPGVLTPDDEQAIHAALLQALKAGVDVLEQGGSSLDAVQASVVELEECPWFNAGKGAVFTHKGDHELDAAIMNGANLEAGAVAGVHHVRNPICGARAVLEHSEHVLLAGEGADLFLSEQPDLEHVSNDWYDTPLRRRQWAAQQQQPETVLLEPGGVEKKFGTVGAVALDRQGHVAAATSTGGITNKRYGRVGDSPLIGLGTWADDRSAAISATGHGEFFMRTVVAHNIASRIRLVGSSLADACEQVVQGELKDLGGNGGVVAVTPSGETVLSFNTPGMYRAWRDAEGGLHTAIYAEDDRLHAV is encoded by the coding sequence ATGACTCAATCCATAGCGATGGCCTTGCATGGCGGTGCCGGTGTACTGATGCCCGGCGTGCTGACGCCAGATGACGAACAGGCGATCCACGCAGCACTGTTGCAGGCGCTCAAGGCCGGTGTTGATGTACTGGAACAGGGCGGCAGCAGCCTGGACGCCGTGCAGGCAAGCGTGGTCGAACTCGAAGAGTGCCCATGGTTCAACGCAGGTAAAGGTGCGGTGTTTACCCACAAGGGAGACCACGAACTGGACGCGGCGATCATGAACGGCGCCAACCTCGAAGCCGGGGCGGTGGCTGGCGTACACCACGTGCGTAACCCGATTTGCGGTGCGCGGGCAGTACTGGAACACAGCGAGCATGTGCTGCTGGCAGGTGAGGGCGCGGATCTGTTCCTGTCCGAGCAACCCGACCTTGAGCACGTCAGCAACGACTGGTACGACACCCCCTTGCGTCGTCGCCAGTGGGCTGCGCAGCAACAACAACCGGAGACGGTCTTGCTGGAGCCGGGTGGCGTGGAGAAAAAATTCGGCACCGTGGGCGCCGTGGCGCTGGATCGGCAGGGGCATGTCGCGGCGGCCACCTCCACGGGCGGCATTACCAACAAACGCTATGGCCGCGTGGGCGACTCGCCGCTGATCGGTCTCGGCACCTGGGCCGATGACCGCAGTGCCGCGATTTCAGCGACCGGTCACGGCGAATTCTTCATGCGTACCGTGGTGGCACATAATATTGCATCGCGTATCCGGCTGGTGGGATCGAGCCTGGCAGACGCCTGCGAACAGGTGGTGCAGGGCGAACTCAAGGACCTGGGCGGAAACGGCGGCGTGGTCGCCGTGACACCGTCCGGCGAGACGGTACTGAGCTTCAACACCCCGGGCATGTACCGCGCCTGGCGGGATGCCGAGGGCGGCCTGCACACTGCGATCTACGCCGAGGATGATCGCCTGCACGCGGTGTGA
- a CDS encoding SRPBCC family protein, producing the protein MATASAFIDIPASADQVWQLIGGFNSLPDWLPFVVKSEPGEGGRLRTLRTEDGTVIVERLEKFDNASKTYSYSITKAPFPVTDYLATLRVEAHGDASRVTWSGRFTPLSVSDEEAQELFAGIYQGGLMALRANYAG; encoded by the coding sequence ATGGCAACTGCATCCGCGTTTATCGATATTCCCGCTTCGGCCGATCAGGTGTGGCAATTGATCGGCGGTTTCAACTCACTGCCGGACTGGCTGCCGTTTGTTGTTAAAAGCGAACCCGGCGAAGGCGGGCGCTTGCGCACGTTGCGTACCGAAGATGGCACGGTGATCGTCGAGCGGCTTGAAAAGTTCGACAACGCGAGCAAAACCTACAGTTACTCCATCACCAAGGCGCCGTTCCCGGTGACCGATTATCTGGCGACCTTGCGCGTCGAAGCCCACGGCGACGCCTCGCGGGTGACCTGGTCGGGGCGTTTCACGCCTCTGAGTGTCAGCGATGAAGAGGCACAAGAACTGTTTGCCGGGATCTATCAGGGCGGCTTGATGGCGCTGCGAGCTAACTACGCAGGCTGA
- a CDS encoding amino acid ABC transporter ATP-binding protein, with amino-acid sequence MILKPKADAAAMVRIEQLNKWFGNAHVLKNISLNVQAGEKVVICGPSGSGKSTLIRCINQLEQHQQGLVEVLGEELNGSVKGLERIRRQVGMCFQHFNLFPHLTVLKNCTLPQTSNLGVPEAEAIERALALLDKVKMRDHANKFPSQLSGGQQQRIAIARALCMQPKVMLFDEPTSALDPEMIAEVLDVMTSLAQEGMTMICVTHEMGFARKVADRIVFMDQGEIVEEARPERFFSAPESPRTQRFLSQIINHGVHAQ; translated from the coding sequence ATGATCCTGAAACCCAAGGCAGATGCCGCCGCGATGGTGCGTATCGAACAATTGAACAAGTGGTTCGGCAATGCCCACGTGTTGAAAAACATCTCGCTGAATGTGCAAGCCGGAGAAAAAGTGGTGATCTGCGGGCCGTCCGGCTCGGGTAAATCGACCTTGATCCGCTGCATTAATCAGCTTGAGCAACACCAGCAGGGCCTGGTCGAAGTGCTGGGCGAGGAGCTCAATGGCAGCGTCAAGGGCCTGGAGCGTATTCGCCGGCAGGTGGGCATGTGCTTCCAGCACTTCAACCTGTTCCCGCACCTCACGGTACTGAAAAACTGCACGTTGCCGCAGACGTCCAATCTGGGCGTACCCGAGGCTGAAGCCATCGAGCGCGCGCTGGCCTTGCTGGACAAGGTCAAGATGCGCGACCACGCCAACAAGTTTCCTTCGCAGTTGTCCGGTGGTCAGCAGCAGCGTATCGCGATTGCCCGGGCTCTGTGCATGCAGCCAAAGGTCATGCTGTTCGACGAACCGACCTCGGCACTGGACCCGGAAATGATTGCCGAGGTGCTGGACGTGATGACCAGCCTGGCGCAGGAAGGCATGACCATGATCTGTGTGACCCATGAAATGGGTTTTGCTCGCAAGGTTGCTGACCGTATTGTGTTTATGGACCAGGGCGAAATCGTCGAGGAAGCGCGGCCCGAGCGGTTTTTCTCGGCCCCGGAATCACCTCGTACCCAACGCTTTTTGAGCCAGATAATTAATCACGGAGTGCATGCGCAATGA
- a CDS encoding NIPSNAP family protein, whose protein sequence is MITCYLRYVIDPYQLAEFEAYAKVWIPLVAKFGGQHHGYFLPSEGANNIALAMFTFPSLAVYEDYRERSRTDAECIAAFKLAEDNRCILSYERSFFRPLFE, encoded by the coding sequence ATGATCACGTGCTACCTGCGTTATGTGATTGACCCGTATCAACTGGCCGAATTCGAAGCTTATGCGAAAGTGTGGATACCGCTGGTAGCGAAGTTCGGCGGCCAGCACCACGGCTACTTCCTGCCTTCAGAAGGCGCCAACAACATCGCCCTCGCAATGTTTACCTTCCCCAGCCTCGCGGTCTATGAAGACTACCGGGAGCGCTCCAGAACCGATGCCGAGTGCATTGCCGCCTTCAAGCTGGCAGAAGACAACCGCTGCATTCTGAGCTACGAGCGAAGCTTCTTCAGGCCACTGTTCGAGTAA